Proteins encoded by one window of Cylindrospermum stagnale PCC 7417:
- a CDS encoding nucleotidyltransferase domain-containing protein: protein MKDNMPIPEPQRSFLEKMLVKLQTDERLLGVAIAGSYLRGEMDEYSDLDLIIVVDDVHYQNILQERQNFASQFGSLLAAFTGEHVGEPRLLICLYNNPLVHVDLKFLLLQDFTTDRVENPVVLWEQENLLTIAIANNPCHYPPIDLQWIEDRFWVWVHYCAARLGRGELFEALDFLAFLRAQILAPLAKVEAGRLPRGVRNLEKEIPLRLGDFYQTIAAQHNQHEIAQVLQNSIHFYRQLRDALKFPTLVVRSQAEVASTEYLQKVIENF from the coding sequence ATGAAAGATAATATGCCAATTCCCGAACCACAGCGTTCTTTTTTAGAAAAGATGCTTGTAAAGTTGCAGACTGATGAACGCTTATTAGGTGTGGCGATCGCTGGCTCTTATTTAAGAGGAGAAATGGATGAGTATTCTGATTTAGATTTAATAATTGTTGTAGATGATGTTCATTACCAAAATATTTTACAAGAGCGCCAAAATTTTGCCAGTCAATTTGGTTCATTGTTAGCAGCTTTTACTGGCGAACACGTCGGTGAACCGAGATTGTTAATTTGTCTTTACAACAATCCTTTAGTACACGTTGATTTAAAGTTTTTACTTTTACAAGATTTCACAACAGACCGAGTAGAAAATCCGGTGGTTTTGTGGGAGCAAGAAAATTTACTGACAATAGCTATTGCCAATAACCCATGTCACTATCCACCGATTGATTTGCAATGGATTGAAGACCGCTTTTGGGTATGGGTACACTACTGCGCCGCTAGATTAGGTAGAGGTGAACTCTTTGAAGCCCTTGATTTTTTAGCGTTTCTCCGGGCGCAGATTTTAGCACCATTGGCTAAAGTTGAGGCAGGGCGACTACCGCGTGGAGTTAGAAATCTAGAGAAAGAAATTCCACTCCGGCTTGGAGATTTTTACCAGACTATTGCTGCTCAACACAATCAGCATGAAATTGCTCAAGTGCTACAAAACAGTATTCACTTTTATCGCCAGTTGCGAGATGCGTTAAAGTTCCCGACTTTGGTGGTGCGATCGCAAGCGGAAGTTGCCTCCACCGAATATCTACAAAAAGTTATTGAGAATTTCTGA
- a CDS encoding N-acetylmuramoyl-L-alanine amidase gives MRFRDWATRVMLIFLMFAALILALFIGKGAQLKNQTATLNPDDTVWNQYPTVQLQSATASGDKSQSLPKSPQKTNKIVARYTTTQAFARYKPSFAAVAVHPSNYGERYAQDVNGVPVNNQAIIVIHETSNSASSAINFFQTPHSDESVQASYHAMIRQDGTVIYLVPPSKRAFGAANSIFYGVNGAETVQTNPNLPPSVNNFAYHVSLETPPDAWGDSKISTHSGYSEAQYNSLAWLIAQSQVPDERITTHKIVDHSGKKVDPISFDFNRFFNSLRAFRQLKPINTANTVKKP, from the coding sequence ATGAGATTTAGAGATTGGGCAACTAGAGTAATGCTAATTTTTTTGATGTTCGCTGCTTTGATTTTGGCGTTGTTTATCGGCAAAGGGGCACAACTAAAAAATCAGACAGCAACATTAAACCCAGATGATACAGTCTGGAATCAATACCCAACTGTGCAACTTCAATCAGCGACAGCTTCAGGAGATAAATCTCAAAGTTTGCCTAAATCTCCGCAGAAGACGAATAAGATTGTTGCCAGATATACAACTACTCAAGCTTTTGCTAGATACAAACCTAGTTTTGCAGCGGTTGCGGTTCATCCTAGCAATTATGGAGAACGGTATGCTCAAGATGTTAATGGCGTACCTGTGAATAATCAAGCGATTATCGTTATTCATGAAACTAGTAATTCTGCTTCTAGTGCGATTAATTTTTTTCAAACTCCCCATAGTGATGAAAGTGTCCAAGCAAGTTATCACGCTATGATTAGGCAAGATGGCACGGTGATTTATTTAGTCCCACCTTCTAAGCGGGCTTTTGGTGCTGCTAATTCTATCTTTTATGGGGTTAATGGTGCGGAAACTGTGCAAACTAATCCCAATTTGCCACCATCTGTCAATAATTTTGCTTATCATGTTTCTTTGGAAACGCCACCCGATGCTTGGGGAGATAGCAAAATATCAACCCACAGCGGATATAGTGAAGCTCAATATAATTCTTTGGCTTGGTTAATTGCTCAAAGTCAAGTTCCTGATGAGCGCATTACTACTCACAAAATAGTAGACCATTCAGGAAAGAAAGTTGACCCGATAAGTTTTGATTTCAACAGGTTTTTTAATTCACTTCGTGCTTTTCGGCAGCTAAAACCAATTAATACGGCTAATACGGTGAAAAAGCCCTAA
- the metH gene encoding methionine synthase, producing the protein MTHPFLERLHSPERPVIVFDGAMGTNLQTQNLTAEDFGGPQYEGCNEYLIHTKPEAVAKVHRDFLAAGADVIETDTFGATSIVLAEYDLADQVYYLNKKAVELAKSVAAEFSTPEKPRFVAGSIGPTTKLPTLGHIDFDTLKASFAEQAEALWDGGVDIFLVETCQDVLQIKAALNGIEEVFARKGERRPLMVSVTMESMGTMLVGTEISAVLTILAPFPIDILGLNCATGPDLMKPHIKYLSEHSPFTVSCVPNAGLPENVGGQAHYRLTPMELRMSLMHFVEDLGVQVIGGCCGTRPEHIQQLAEIAKDLKPKVRQPSLEPAAASIYSTQPYDQDNSFLIVGERLNASGSKKCRDLLNGEDWNGLVSMAREQVKEGAHILDVNVDYVGRDGVRDMHELVSRVVNNVTLPLMLDSTEWEKMEAGLKVAGGKCLLNSTNYEDGEPRFLKVLELAKTYGAGVVIGTIDEDGMARTAEKKFQIAQRAYRQVVEYGIAPTEIFFDTLALPISTGIEEDRENAKATITAIRRIRQELPGCHVILGVSNISFGLNPASRIVLNSVFLHEAMTAGMDAAIVSASKILPLSKISDRHQEICRQLIYDQRRFEGDVCVYDPLGELTTVFAGVTTKRDRSLDASLPVEERLKRHIIDGERIGLEAQLTKALEQYPPLEIINTFLLDGMKVVGELFGSGQMQLPFVLQSAETMKAAVAYLEPFMEKSESGNNAKGTFIIATVKGDVHDIGKNLVDIILSNNGYKVINLGIKQSVENIIQAYEQHKADCIAMSGLLVKSTAFMKENLEAFNEKGITVPVILGGAALTPKFVYEDCQNAYQGKVVYGKDAFSDLHFMDKLMPAKVAGNWQDLQGFLDEVPENGHQPSGENGGKDSHPTRENVDVIKEVDTRRSEAVAIEISRPTPPFWGTQLLQPSDFSLEELFWYLDLQALIAGQWQFRKPKEQSKEEYQAFLAEKVYPVLESWKQRIIEENLLHPQVVYGYFPCQSEGNTLLIYNPKDVETLHATSLQPVTTFEFPRQKSLRRLCIADFFATKESGVIDVFPMQAVTVGDIATEFAQKLFANNQYTDYLYFHGLAVQVAEALAEWTHARIRRELGFGAEEPDNIRDMLAQRYSGSRYSFGYPACPNIQDQYKQLELLGTDRINLYMDESEQLYPEQSTTAIIAYHPVAKYFSA; encoded by the coding sequence ATGACTCATCCTTTTCTTGAACGCCTACATAGTCCAGAACGTCCTGTTATCGTCTTTGACGGTGCAATGGGAACTAACCTGCAAACCCAAAATCTGACTGCTGAGGACTTCGGAGGCCCCCAGTATGAAGGTTGTAACGAATACCTAATCCACACAAAGCCGGAAGCTGTCGCCAAGGTTCACCGTGACTTTCTCGCCGCTGGTGCTGATGTGATTGAAACGGATACCTTTGGCGCTACCTCCATTGTCTTGGCAGAATATGACTTGGCAGATCAGGTTTATTATCTAAATAAGAAAGCCGTAGAACTGGCTAAAAGTGTCGCCGCTGAATTTTCCACTCCCGAAAAACCCCGATTTGTGGCGGGTTCCATTGGCCCCACAACCAAACTCCCTACCTTGGGACATATTGACTTCGACACCTTGAAAGCATCTTTTGCGGAACAAGCAGAAGCGCTGTGGGATGGTGGTGTGGATATATTTCTCGTGGAAACTTGCCAAGATGTGCTGCAAATCAAAGCGGCGCTAAATGGAATTGAGGAAGTTTTTGCTCGCAAGGGAGAAAGACGTCCGTTGATGGTTTCTGTGACAATGGAAAGTATGGGGACAATGCTGGTGGGAACAGAAATCAGCGCTGTCCTGACGATTTTGGCACCTTTCCCCATTGATATTCTCGGTCTGAATTGTGCCACTGGCCCAGATTTGATGAAGCCACATATCAAATATCTGTCAGAACATTCGCCTTTTACTGTTTCTTGTGTTCCCAATGCGGGTTTACCGGAAAACGTCGGCGGTCAAGCACACTACCGCCTGACACCGATGGAATTACGGATGTCGTTGATGCATTTTGTTGAAGATTTGGGTGTCCAAGTGATTGGGGGTTGCTGTGGGACGCGTCCAGAACACATTCAACAGTTGGCAGAAATCGCTAAAGACTTGAAGCCAAAGGTGAGACAGCCGAGTTTAGAACCGGCAGCGGCATCAATTTATTCTACTCAACCCTACGACCAAGATAATTCTTTCTTGATTGTTGGCGAACGTCTTAACGCCAGTGGTTCTAAAAAGTGCCGCGATTTGCTGAATGGGGAAGACTGGAATGGACTGGTGTCAATGGCGCGGGAACAAGTGAAGGAAGGCGCACACATCCTCGATGTTAACGTCGATTATGTGGGACGTGATGGCGTGCGTGATATGCACGAGTTGGTTTCCCGCGTTGTTAATAATGTGACACTGCCGCTGATGCTTGATTCCACGGAATGGGAAAAGATGGAGGCGGGGTTAAAGGTCGCGGGTGGTAAGTGTTTGCTGAATTCTACCAACTATGAAGACGGGGAACCGCGTTTTTTAAAGGTGTTGGAGTTGGCGAAAACTTACGGCGCGGGTGTGGTTATTGGTACAATTGATGAAGATGGCATGGCGCGGACGGCGGAGAAGAAATTTCAAATTGCCCAACGCGCCTATCGTCAAGTTGTCGAATATGGGATTGCTCCGACGGAAATATTCTTTGATACTCTAGCTTTACCTATTTCTACGGGGATTGAAGAAGACCGGGAAAACGCCAAAGCCACCATTACAGCTATTCGCCGCATTCGCCAAGAGTTGCCGGGATGTCATGTGATTTTGGGTGTGTCTAATATATCTTTTGGTTTAAACCCAGCGTCGCGCATTGTCCTGAATTCTGTATTTTTGCACGAAGCGATGACGGCGGGTATGGATGCGGCAATTGTCAGCGCTAGCAAGATTTTACCACTGTCTAAGATTAGCGATCGCCATCAAGAGATTTGTCGGCAGTTGATTTATGATCAGCGTCGGTTTGAGGGTGATGTCTGCGTATACGACCCCTTAGGAGAGCTTACCACGGTTTTTGCTGGGGTGACGACAAAACGCGATCGCTCCCTTGATGCCAGTTTACCCGTGGAAGAACGCCTGAAGCGTCATATTATCGATGGTGAACGCATCGGTTTAGAAGCACAACTGACAAAAGCCTTAGAACAATATCCCCCCTTAGAAATTATCAACACCTTTTTGCTGGATGGGATGAAAGTTGTCGGTGAGTTGTTCGGTTCTGGACAAATGCAACTACCTTTCGTTTTACAATCTGCCGAAACCATGAAAGCAGCCGTTGCTTATTTAGAACCTTTCATGGAAAAGTCAGAATCTGGCAATAATGCCAAAGGAACCTTTATCATCGCCACAGTCAAAGGTGATGTTCACGACATTGGTAAAAACTTGGTTGATATCATCTTATCTAACAACGGTTACAAGGTGATTAACCTGGGAATTAAACAATCGGTAGAAAACATCATTCAAGCTTACGAACAGCACAAAGCTGATTGTATTGCCATGAGTGGTTTGCTGGTGAAATCCACCGCTTTTATGAAAGAAAATTTGGAGGCATTCAACGAAAAAGGAATTACTGTTCCTGTAATTTTAGGCGGTGCAGCGTTGACTCCTAAATTTGTCTATGAAGATTGCCAAAACGCTTATCAGGGTAAGGTCGTTTATGGCAAAGACGCATTTTCTGATTTGCATTTCATGGATAAATTAATGCCTGCTAAAGTTGCAGGTAATTGGCAAGATTTGCAGGGTTTTTTGGATGAAGTGCCGGAAAATGGACATCAACCCAGTGGCGAAAATGGCGGGAAAGATTCCCACCCCACAAGGGAAAATGTTGATGTAATCAAAGAGGTTGATACCCGTCGGTCGGAAGCTGTGGCGATAGAAATTTCTCGTCCAACTCCGCCTTTTTGGGGAACGCAGTTGTTACAGCCAAGTGATTTTTCTCTTGAGGAATTATTCTGGTATTTAGATTTGCAAGCTTTGATTGCTGGACAGTGGCAATTCCGCAAACCTAAGGAGCAATCTAAGGAGGAATATCAGGCGTTTTTGGCTGAGAAAGTTTATCCGGTTCTGGAGAGTTGGAAGCAGCGAATTATTGAGGAAAATCTGTTGCATCCTCAAGTGGTTTATGGGTATTTCCCTTGTCAGTCTGAGGGGAATACTTTGTTGATTTATAATCCCAAAGATGTAGAGACGTTGCATGCAACGTCTCTACAACCCGTCACCACCTTCGAGTTTCCGAGACAGAAATCCCTACGCCGTTTGTGCATTGCAGATTTCTTTGCAACTAAGGAGTCGGGTGTAATTGATGTTTTTCCAATGCAGGCTGTGACTGTGGGAGATATTGCGACGGAGTTTGCTCAAAAGCTGTTTGCCAATAATCAATACACTGATTA